The following coding sequences are from one Brienomyrus brachyistius isolate T26 chromosome 2, BBRACH_0.4, whole genome shotgun sequence window:
- the LOC125726650 gene encoding matrix metalloproteinase-17-like isoform X1: MFLFSVIWFLSETSAAPSLTAEQMSMGMDWLSKFGYLPPPDPVTGQLQTKEALTKAIKAMQKFGGLEETGVLDEETLVLMKTPRCSLPDLSQSESPLRRRRRTLPSQTKWSKRHLSWRIRTFPKESHLLGRDTVRALMYYALKVWSDIAPLDFHEVAGSQADIQIDFTKADHNDGYPFDGPGGTVAHAFYPGERVTAGDVHFDNDEAWTFRSPDSHGMDLFAVAVHEFGHAIGLVHTSAMESIMRPYYQGPVGDPLKYSLPYEDKVRVWQLYGVRDSVSHTAQPDTSHGSDQPVLLDLPENRSTILPDSDIPDRCSAHFDAVAQIRGEAFFFKGLLGKYFWRLTREKHLVSLRPAQIHRFWRGLPTTLDSVDAVYERPRDHKIVFFKGLNYWVFKDNNVEEGYPRPISDFGLPTEGVDAAFVWPHNDKTYFFKGDQYWRYDDYLHRMDLGYPKDSMLWKGIPAQLDDATRWSDGASYFFKGAEFWRVRGSDMEVEAGYPQPIGKDWLLCADMLSDSPAPDANGTDTRLRGQHRASHAGSNYQVCSCTSDSATPLWLRPSFSLLGLLVCFWTLPVALCIDL, encoded by the exons GATTGGCTGAGCAAGTTTGGGTACCTCCCACCCCCAGACCCTGTAACAGGACAGCTGCAGACCAAGGAGGCTCTGACCAAAGCTATTAAAGCCATGCAGAAGTTTGGCGGTCTGGAGGAAACGGGGGTGTTGG atgaagagaCCCTGGTCCTGATGAAGACCCCGCGCTGCTCTCTACCTGACCTTTCGCAGTCAGAGTCACCTCTGAGGCGGAGGAGACGCACGCTACCTTCCCAGACCAAGTGGAGCAAGAGGCACCTGTCCTGGAG GATCCGCACTTTCCCCAAGGAGTCTCACCTGCTGGGGAGGGACACGGTGCGAGCCCTGATGTACTACGCCCTGAAGGTGTGGAGCGACATTGCGCCTCTCGACTTCCACGAGGTGGCGGGCAGCCAGGCAGACATACAGATCGACTTCACGAAGGCCGACCACAACGATGGGTACCCCTTCGATGGGCCCGGAGGCACTGTGGCGCACGCCTTCTACCCAGGGGAGCGTGTCACCGCTGGAGATGTTCACTTTGACAATGATGAGGCCTGGACTTTCAGGTCTCCAG ACTCACACGGGATGGACCTGTTCGCGGTGGCCGTGCATGAGTTTGGACATGCCATCGGCCTGGTGCACACCTCTGCCATGGAGTCCATCATGCGGCCATACTACCAGGGTCCTGTGGGCGACCCGCTCAAGTACAGCCTCCCCTACGAGGATAAAGTCCGCGTCTGGCAACTCTACG GCGTGAGAGATTCAGTGTCTCACACGGCTCAGCCAGACACCTCCCACGGTTCCGACCAGCCAGTGCTGCTGGATCTCCCTGAAAACAGGTCCACTATCTT GCCTGATAGTGACATCCCGGACAGATGTAGCGCTCACTTTGACGCGGTAGCCCAGATTCGGGGAGAGGCCTTCTTCTTTAAAGGT CTCCTAGGGAAGTACTTCTGGCGCTTGACGAGGGAGAAACATCTGGTGTCCCTGCGTCCAGCCCAGATCCACCGGTTCTGGAGGGGCCTGCCTACGACCCTGGACAGCGTAGACGCTGTGTACGAGAGGCCCAGGGACCACAAGATCGTCTTCTTTAAAG GGTTAAACTACTGGGTGTTCAAGGACAACAACGTGGAGGAGGGCTATCCCCGACCAATCAGTGACTTCGGCCTGCCCACGGAGGGTGTGGATGCCGCCTTCGTCTGGCCGCACAATGACAAGACCTACTTCTTCAAGGGTGACCAATATTGGCGCTATGACGACTACCTGCATCGGATGGACCTGGGCTACCCCAAGGACAGCATGCTGTGGAAGGGGATCCCAGCACAGCTGGACGACGCCACACGCTGGTCCGATG GAGCCTCCTACTTCTTCAAGGGGGCAGAGTTTTGGCGCGTGCGGGGCAGCGACATGGAGGTGGAGGCCGGCTACCCACAGCCCATCGGCAAAGACTGGCTGCTCTGTGCAGACATGCTGTCGGACTCTCCAGCCCCGGATGCCAACGGCACAGACACGCGTTTGCGTGGGCAGCACCGCGCCAGTCACGCGGGAAGCAACTACCAGGTGTGCTCCTGCACCTCCGACTCGGCCACTCCCCTCTGGCTCCGCCCATCCTTCTCCTTACTTGGACTACTGGTCTGCTTTTGGACTCTTCCAGTAGCCCTGTGTATAGACCTATGA
- the LOC125726650 gene encoding matrix metalloproteinase-17-like isoform X2 yields the protein MFLFSVIWFLSETSAAPSLTAEQMSMGMDWLSKFGYLPPPDPVTGQLQTKEALTKAIKAMQKFGGLEETGVLDEETLVLMKTPRCSLPDLSQSESPLRRRRRTLPSQTKWSKRHLSWRIRTFPKESHLLGRDTVRALMYYALKVWSDIAPLDFHEVAGSQADIQIDFTKADHNDGYPFDGPGGTVAHAFYPGERVTAGDVHFDNDEAWTFRSPDSHGMDLFAVAVHEFGHAIGLVHTSAMESIMRPYYQGPVGDPLKYSLPYEDKVRVWQLYGVRDSVSHTAQPDTSHGSDQPVLLDLPENRSTILPDSDIPDRCSAHFDAVAQIRGEAFFFKGKYFWRLTREKHLVSLRPAQIHRFWRGLPTTLDSVDAVYERPRDHKIVFFKGLNYWVFKDNNVEEGYPRPISDFGLPTEGVDAAFVWPHNDKTYFFKGDQYWRYDDYLHRMDLGYPKDSMLWKGIPAQLDDATRWSDGASYFFKGAEFWRVRGSDMEVEAGYPQPIGKDWLLCADMLSDSPAPDANGTDTRLRGQHRASHAGSNYQVCSCTSDSATPLWLRPSFSLLGLLVCFWTLPVALCIDL from the exons GATTGGCTGAGCAAGTTTGGGTACCTCCCACCCCCAGACCCTGTAACAGGACAGCTGCAGACCAAGGAGGCTCTGACCAAAGCTATTAAAGCCATGCAGAAGTTTGGCGGTCTGGAGGAAACGGGGGTGTTGG atgaagagaCCCTGGTCCTGATGAAGACCCCGCGCTGCTCTCTACCTGACCTTTCGCAGTCAGAGTCACCTCTGAGGCGGAGGAGACGCACGCTACCTTCCCAGACCAAGTGGAGCAAGAGGCACCTGTCCTGGAG GATCCGCACTTTCCCCAAGGAGTCTCACCTGCTGGGGAGGGACACGGTGCGAGCCCTGATGTACTACGCCCTGAAGGTGTGGAGCGACATTGCGCCTCTCGACTTCCACGAGGTGGCGGGCAGCCAGGCAGACATACAGATCGACTTCACGAAGGCCGACCACAACGATGGGTACCCCTTCGATGGGCCCGGAGGCACTGTGGCGCACGCCTTCTACCCAGGGGAGCGTGTCACCGCTGGAGATGTTCACTTTGACAATGATGAGGCCTGGACTTTCAGGTCTCCAG ACTCACACGGGATGGACCTGTTCGCGGTGGCCGTGCATGAGTTTGGACATGCCATCGGCCTGGTGCACACCTCTGCCATGGAGTCCATCATGCGGCCATACTACCAGGGTCCTGTGGGCGACCCGCTCAAGTACAGCCTCCCCTACGAGGATAAAGTCCGCGTCTGGCAACTCTACG GCGTGAGAGATTCAGTGTCTCACACGGCTCAGCCAGACACCTCCCACGGTTCCGACCAGCCAGTGCTGCTGGATCTCCCTGAAAACAGGTCCACTATCTT GCCTGATAGTGACATCCCGGACAGATGTAGCGCTCACTTTGACGCGGTAGCCCAGATTCGGGGAGAGGCCTTCTTCTTTAAAG GGAAGTACTTCTGGCGCTTGACGAGGGAGAAACATCTGGTGTCCCTGCGTCCAGCCCAGATCCACCGGTTCTGGAGGGGCCTGCCTACGACCCTGGACAGCGTAGACGCTGTGTACGAGAGGCCCAGGGACCACAAGATCGTCTTCTTTAAAG GGTTAAACTACTGGGTGTTCAAGGACAACAACGTGGAGGAGGGCTATCCCCGACCAATCAGTGACTTCGGCCTGCCCACGGAGGGTGTGGATGCCGCCTTCGTCTGGCCGCACAATGACAAGACCTACTTCTTCAAGGGTGACCAATATTGGCGCTATGACGACTACCTGCATCGGATGGACCTGGGCTACCCCAAGGACAGCATGCTGTGGAAGGGGATCCCAGCACAGCTGGACGACGCCACACGCTGGTCCGATG GAGCCTCCTACTTCTTCAAGGGGGCAGAGTTTTGGCGCGTGCGGGGCAGCGACATGGAGGTGGAGGCCGGCTACCCACAGCCCATCGGCAAAGACTGGCTGCTCTGTGCAGACATGCTGTCGGACTCTCCAGCCCCGGATGCCAACGGCACAGACACGCGTTTGCGTGGGCAGCACCGCGCCAGTCACGCGGGAAGCAACTACCAGGTGTGCTCCTGCACCTCCGACTCGGCCACTCCCCTCTGGCTCCGCCCATCCTTCTCCTTACTTGGACTACTGGTCTGCTTTTGGACTCTTCCAGTAGCCCTGTGTATAGACCTATGA